A region from the Wansuia hejianensis genome encodes:
- a CDS encoding MarR family winged helix-turn-helix transcriptional regulator, giving the protein MRTELLGYISHFKKFYTQVFSAYADKYGLSQLEIDVLLFLYNNPEFNTVRDISEMRGLAKSNVSNAVEILRGRGYLNSEPDPESRKIKRLSISDKMLGRAEELAACQTAGFARALRGFTEEERELWNRFARRIDLNIQEALREREEGKEKRK; this is encoded by the coding sequence ATGAGAACGGAGTTATTGGGGTATATCAGCCATTTTAAAAAGTTTTATACTCAGGTTTTTTCGGCATACGCAGACAAGTATGGGCTGTCACAGCTGGAAATTGATGTCTTGCTGTTTTTATATAATAATCCGGAATTTAATACAGTCCGGGATATTTCCGAAATGCGCGGGCTGGCCAAATCGAATGTGTCCAATGCAGTGGAGATTCTGCGCGGGCGGGGATATTTGAACAGCGAACCAGATCCGGAGAGCAGGAAGATCAAGCGGCTGAGTATATCGGATAAAATGCTCGGCAGAGCAGAAGAACTGGCGGCCTGTCAGACAGCCGGGTTTGCGCGGGCGCTCAGGGGGTTCACTGAGGAGGAGCGAGAACTCTGGAATCGATTCGCACGGCGCATTGACCTGAATATACAGGAAGCGCTGCGAGAGAGAGAGGAAGGGAAGGAGAAGCGGAAATGA
- a CDS encoding FmdE family protein has translation MEQNDWEKCVAFHGHECGGLTIGYKAALYAIELLELKFSDDEQVVCIAENDACGVDAIQVILGCSVGKGNLLFRMRGKQAFSFYNRKSGKSVRLVLKKRPEGMSREESFHYYQSLEPAEMFEVKEAMAVVPERACIFRSLECEECGEATAENMLRLENGRKLCLDCFHAYSRFDV, from the coding sequence ATGGAACAGAATGATTGGGAAAAATGTGTGGCCTTTCACGGCCACGAATGCGGTGGGCTGACCATTGGCTATAAAGCGGCCCTCTATGCGATTGAGCTTCTGGAATTGAAGTTTTCGGATGATGAGCAGGTGGTGTGTATTGCTGAAAATGACGCCTGCGGCGTGGATGCCATTCAGGTGATCCTGGGCTGCAGCGTCGGTAAAGGGAATCTTTTATTCCGCATGCGGGGCAAACAGGCTTTTTCCTTCTATAACCGGAAAAGTGGGAAATCTGTCCGCCTGGTGCTGAAAAAGCGGCCGGAGGGGATGAGCAGGGAAGAGTCTTTTCACTATTACCAGTCCCTGGAACCGGCAGAAATGTTTGAGGTAAAAGAAGCGATGGCTGTGGTACCGGAACGAGCATGTATTTTCCGGTCATTGGAATGTGAGGAATGCGGTGAAGCCACCGCTGAGAATATGCTCAGGCTTGAAAATGGCAGAAAGCTGTGCCTGGATTGTTTCCACGCATACAGCCGCTTTGACGTCTGA
- a CDS encoding CvpA family protein → MSKSKKLKRRIILIAVLAAIVFLYYYIELPAINIHSGGFWGFMILIAILLVAVLRVLPLIKRSQEDGISPDFRGDKPLRVGIIIVGALILIFIIGSILSSPIVNAGKYQKLLTVQEGDFASDIEEVDIKTIPLLDKDSATLLGNRKMGSMADMVSQFEVADDYSQINYQDAPVRVSPLTYASPIKWLTNQSSGIPAYMKIDMATQDTELVKLDKPIRYSKGEHFNRNIYRHLRFKYPTYIFDNLFFEIDDEGTPWYICSVKKFTIGLFGGQTIGRVVLCNAQTGECQDLAVEDVPQWVDKVYSAELLTQFYDYYGTLKHGWLNSVLGQKDCLTTTDGYNYLAIDDDVWVYTGVTSVTGDQSIVGFVLMNQRTKETKFYSVTGAVENSAMGSAEGQVQNLGYRATFPLLLNISDQPTYFLALKDDSGLVKKYALVNVQKYQIVAIGDTVSECQENYAKLLATNDIGTEVKESQSARGIIEKMVQVVVEGNTHFYIMLEGDENLYDVNVAENLDVLRFDVGDRITIEYTEGVDSCIVSEIK, encoded by the coding sequence ATGAGCAAATCAAAGAAACTAAAAAGAAGAATTATATTAATTGCGGTTCTCGCAGCGATTGTGTTTCTGTATTATTATATTGAACTTCCTGCAATTAATATCCATTCGGGGGGGTTTTGGGGATTCATGATCCTGATTGCCATCCTGCTGGTGGCCGTACTGCGGGTACTGCCGTTGATAAAGAGATCGCAGGAGGATGGGATTTCCCCTGATTTCCGGGGAGACAAGCCTCTGAGAGTTGGAATTATCATTGTTGGGGCGTTGATTTTGATATTTATTATTGGTTCCATTTTATCTTCCCCCATCGTGAATGCAGGGAAATACCAAAAGCTCCTGACAGTACAGGAGGGGGATTTTGCATCTGATATTGAGGAGGTGGATATCAAGACGATCCCGCTTCTGGACAAGGACAGCGCGACTCTTCTGGGGAACAGGAAGATGGGAAGCATGGCGGATATGGTGTCTCAGTTTGAAGTGGCAGATGATTACAGCCAGATTAATTATCAGGATGCCCCTGTCCGTGTATCGCCCCTGACCTATGCCAGCCCGATCAAATGGCTGACGAATCAGAGCAGCGGAATTCCTGCCTACATGAAGATTGATATGGCGACTCAGGATACAGAGCTGGTAAAGCTGGATAAGCCAATCCGCTACTCGAAGGGTGAACATTTTAACAGGAACATTTACCGCCATCTGCGGTTCAAATATCCAACTTATATTTTTGATAATCTCTTTTTTGAGATAGACGATGAAGGGACTCCCTGGTATATCTGTTCCGTGAAGAAATTTACGATTGGGCTGTTCGGCGGCCAGACCATCGGCCGGGTGGTGCTGTGTAATGCCCAGACCGGCGAATGCCAGGATCTGGCGGTGGAGGACGTGCCGCAGTGGGTGGATAAGGTCTATTCGGCGGAGCTGCTCACTCAGTTCTATGATTATTATGGGACGCTGAAGCACGGCTGGCTGAATTCTGTTCTCGGTCAGAAGGACTGCCTGACGACTACAGACGGATATAATTATCTTGCGATCGATGATGATGTCTGGGTGTATACGGGCGTGACTTCCGTGACGGGTGACCAGAGTATTGTCGGTTTTGTGCTGATGAACCAGCGGACGAAGGAGACGAAATTCTATTCCGTGACCGGCGCCGTGGAAAACAGTGCCATGGGCAGCGCGGAGGGCCAGGTGCAGAACCTGGGTTACCGGGCGACTTTCCCGCTGCTGTTGAATATCAGCGACCAGCCGACATATTTCCTGGCATTGAAAGACGACAGTGGCCTGGTGAAGAAATATGCCCTGGTGAATGTGCAGAAATACCAGATTGTTGCGATCGGCGATACGGTCAGCGAGTGCCAGGAGAATTATGCGAAGCTTCTGGCTACGAATGACATTGGGACAGAGGTCAAGGAAAGCCAGAGCGCGCGAGGCATCATTGAAAAAATGGTTCAGGTGGTAGTGGAAGGCAATACTCACTTCTATATCATGCTGGAAGGAGATGAGAACCTCTATGATGTGAATGTAGCGGAAAATCTGGATGTGCTGAGATTTGACGTGGGAGACCGTATCACGATAGAGTATACAGAAGGTGTGGATAGCTGCATCGTCAGCGAAATAAAATAA
- the epsC gene encoding serine O-acetyltransferase EpsC encodes MMKRNTEQLVDAILESYEQYDTITRLDEDNILNKEILIEVVEKIRQLLFPGFFDPNRVRTEYVKFLVGERMEFIQYHLRKQVAKALGNRDLCEECRRSVIMKQAEDLVYEFISKIPKLREYLSTDIEAAYNGDPAAYSTDEIIFCYPGVFAVTVYRIAHELWLLKVPMIPRIITEYAHSVTGIDIHPGATIGKHFFIDHGTGIVIGETTLIGDNVKIYQGVTLGALSTRKGQQLKGVKRHPTIGDNVTIYSGTTVLGGDTVIGNGATIGGNAFIVSSIAEGMKVSVKNPELQFSEGTSASELVQDEFWDWVI; translated from the coding sequence ATGATGAAGCGTAATACGGAGCAATTAGTGGATGCAATTCTGGAAAGCTATGAACAATATGATACAATTACCCGGCTGGATGAGGATAATATTCTGAATAAGGAAATTTTGATTGAAGTTGTGGAGAAGATCAGACAGCTCCTTTTTCCGGGATTTTTTGATCCTAACAGAGTCCGTACGGAATATGTGAAGTTTCTCGTGGGTGAACGTATGGAATTTATTCAGTACCATTTGAGAAAACAGGTTGCGAAGGCTCTGGGAAACCGGGACCTGTGCGAAGAGTGCAGGCGTTCTGTAATCATGAAGCAGGCGGAAGATCTGGTCTATGAATTTATCTCTAAAATCCCGAAGCTCCGGGAGTACCTGTCTACAGATATAGAGGCGGCCTATAATGGAGATCCGGCGGCATACAGCACAGATGAGATTATTTTCTGTTATCCTGGGGTTTTTGCAGTCACTGTGTACCGGATTGCCCATGAACTCTGGCTTCTGAAGGTTCCGATGATACCGAGAATCATCACAGAATATGCACACAGCGTCACGGGAATTGATATCCATCCTGGTGCAACAATCGGAAAACATTTTTTTATAGATCACGGTACAGGCATTGTAATCGGCGAGACCACGCTGATTGGGGACAATGTAAAGATTTATCAGGGCGTGACACTGGGCGCCCTTTCAACAAGGAAAGGACAGCAGCTTAAGGGTGTGAAACGTCATCCGACCATCGGCGATAATGTAACCATCTATTCGGGAACTACGGTGCTGGGAGGAGATACTGTTATTGGGAACGGGGCGACAATCGGGGGCAATGCATTTATTGTGAGCTCAATAGCAGAAGGGATGAAGGTAAGCGTGAAAAATCCGGAACTGCAGTTCAGCGAGGGAACCTCCGCCAGCGAACTGGTGCAGGATGAATTCTGGGATTGGGTGATATAG
- a CDS encoding sulfite exporter TauE/SafE family protein, giving the protein MIYKLVICFLAGMGAGLGTGFAGMSAAAVISPMLIAFLGMEPYMAVGIALASDVLASAVSAYTYGKNKNLDIKNGLVMMAAVLAFTLVGSYVSSLVPSTAMGGFSTFMTLLLGIKFIVRPVMTTKASMEGVSVRKRIIQSLVCGSVVGFICGFVGAGGGMMMLLLLTSVLGYELKTAVGTSVFIMTFTALTGSASHFVIGGLPEITTFVFCVASTLLWARIAAKFANKAEPIVLNRVTGVVLTVLGVAILAVNYL; this is encoded by the coding sequence ATGATTTATAAGTTAGTGATCTGTTTTCTGGCGGGCATGGGGGCCGGGCTTGGCACAGGCTTTGCAGGTATGAGCGCGGCTGCGGTGATCAGCCCCATGCTGATCGCATTTTTAGGCATGGAACCTTATATGGCAGTTGGAATTGCTTTGGCAAGCGATGTATTAGCAAGCGCTGTTTCTGCCTATACTTATGGTAAGAATAAAAATCTGGACATTAAGAACGGTCTGGTCATGATGGCGGCTGTACTGGCTTTTACCCTGGTAGGCAGTTACGTATCGAGCCTTGTACCCAGCACGGCCATGGGGGGATTTTCCACATTTATGACGCTGCTTCTGGGAATAAAGTTTATTGTGAGGCCGGTCATGACGACCAAAGCTTCCATGGAAGGCGTCAGTGTCAGGAAAAGGATCATACAGTCCCTGGTCTGCGGCAGTGTGGTTGGTTTCATCTGCGGCTTTGTCGGAGCGGGAGGCGGCATGATGATGCTTCTGCTGCTGACCAGCGTGCTGGGTTATGAATTGAAGACAGCCGTGGGTACCAGCGTCTTTATCATGACATTTACAGCCCTGACAGGTTCAGCCAGCCATTTTGTGATCGGGGGCTTGCCGGAGATCACCACTTTTGTGTTTTGCGTGGCAAGTACGCTGCTTTGGGCCAGAATTGCTGCTAAATTTGCCAATAAGGCAGAGCCCATTGTGCTGAACCGCGTTACCGGTGTAGTCCTGACAGTATTAGGCGTTGCAATTCTGGCGGTAAATTATCTTTAA
- a CDS encoding ABC transporter ATP-binding protein encodes MVNVEGITFAYNRTGKNVLEQIGFDIEEGQCIAVLGNNGAGKSTLLKCIDRICHAQEGSVAVDGKDVFSMHSSEMAQNIAYVPQNTGAINMTVYDAVLLGRRPYIKWDAAKEDREITSNIICKMKLEDYILRNVSELSGGEAQKVALARALAQEPRLLLLDEPTSNLDPHNQHEVLRLVRGIAKERKISVIIIIHDLNLAIRYCDRFLFLDGAKVYSYGGIETMTPEAIEEVYKMHVHIIEYMDIPVIVPFPDVKV; translated from the coding sequence ATGGTTAATGTGGAAGGCATAACGTTCGCTTATAACCGGACAGGCAAAAATGTACTGGAGCAGATCGGTTTTGATATAGAGGAAGGGCAGTGTATCGCGGTTCTGGGCAACAACGGAGCAGGGAAGAGCACACTTCTGAAGTGCATTGACAGGATCTGCCATGCCCAGGAAGGATCGGTTGCGGTGGATGGCAAGGATGTTTTTTCCATGCACAGCAGTGAAATGGCGCAGAATATCGCATACGTCCCCCAGAACACAGGCGCTATTAATATGACGGTGTATGATGCGGTGCTTCTCGGCCGCAGGCCTTATATCAAGTGGGACGCTGCGAAGGAGGACCGGGAAATCACCAGTAATATCATATGCAAGATGAAGCTGGAGGATTATATACTGCGGAATGTGTCTGAGCTGTCAGGCGGGGAAGCGCAGAAGGTGGCGCTGGCGAGGGCATTGGCCCAGGAGCCCCGGCTGCTTCTGCTGGATGAGCCTACCAGCAACCTGGATCCGCACAATCAACATGAAGTCCTGAGGCTTGTGAGAGGGATTGCGAAGGAACGCAAGATCAGCGTGATAATTATCATACATGATCTGAACCTGGCCATCCGTTACTGTGACCGGTTCCTGTTCCTGGACGGCGCGAAGGTGTATTCCTACGGGGGGATTGAGACGATGACCCCGGAGGCGATAGAGGAAGTGTATAAAATGCATGTACATATTATTGAATATATGGATATTCCGGTGATTGTACCGTTTCCGGATGTAAAGGTCTGA
- a CDS encoding MATE family efflux transporter — protein MAAPVWNLIYSPGLLTGIGGSVLFSAARGRGDKKKGNDYFTLALILTAFLAAVSWFVIVFWDTQLLGFFGAEETLMILAKRYLFPVKFAVPLFVFNQMLSAFLRNDNHPGFATAAVLSGGVFNIRRLFLCI, from the coding sequence GTGGCGGCTCCGGTCTGGAATCTCATCTACAGCCCGGGGCTGCTGACGGGAATCGGCGGTTCGGTATTATTCAGCGCCGCGCGCGGCAGGGGAGATAAAAAGAAGGGGAATGATTATTTTACTTTAGCCTTAATCCTTACTGCCTTTTTGGCGGCAGTCAGCTGGTTTGTCATAGTGTTCTGGGATACACAGCTGCTCGGTTTTTTTGGAGCGGAAGAAACGCTGATGATTTTGGCCAAGAGATATCTGTTTCCCGTGAAATTTGCTGTGCCTTTGTTCGTATTCAATCAGATGCTGTCTGCGTTTCTCAGAAATGATAATCATCCGGGTTTTGCCACGGCGGCAGTCCTGTCCGGAGGTGTTTTTAATATTCGGCGACTATTTCTTTGTATTTAA
- a CDS encoding FecCD family ABC transporter permease: MAENQMVQMEKYTRFVRRKKLVFLIAAAATLVIALFSIGVGSIQIPVKEIIGTIFGRGELQSQTVIMGIRLPRVTAAILVGAILATSGAVMQCVLRNPLASASTLGVSQGAAFGAALGIIVFGGGVVNSASAASAVTIDNPYIVTLCAFVFGALSTVVIIAISQLKKDIGPAGLVLAGVALSSLFSGGSTLLQYFADEQKIGAVVFWTFGNLGGANWTELLILLLVFVCSMIYFMLNRWNYNAMESGADTAKSLGVNTRVVMVVSMAICSLAASVAVSFVGIISFVGLVAPHIMRRFVGNDFRYLVPCSAVAGALLLILADTFGKWIIAPVILPIGAITSFLGAPMFLFLLFKGVKTNG, translated from the coding sequence ATGGCAGAGAATCAAATGGTTCAGATGGAAAAATATACGCGGTTTGTGCGCCGCAAGAAGCTGGTCTTTCTGATCGCGGCGGCGGCAACTCTGGTGATTGCCCTCTTTTCCATCGGTGTAGGTTCGATACAGATTCCGGTGAAGGAGATTATCGGGACGATCTTCGGGCGGGGGGAGCTCCAGTCCCAGACAGTTATTATGGGCATACGGCTTCCCAGGGTGACGGCGGCGATCCTGGTCGGGGCGATTTTGGCTACCTCAGGGGCTGTCATGCAGTGTGTGCTCAGGAATCCTCTGGCGTCAGCGTCGACGCTGGGCGTATCACAGGGAGCGGCCTTCGGGGCCGCGCTGGGCATCATCGTGTTCGGCGGGGGCGTAGTGAATTCAGCGTCTGCCGCGTCAGCGGTTACCATTGATAACCCGTATATTGTTACACTCTGTGCTTTCGTGTTCGGGGCACTTTCCACGGTTGTGATCATCGCTATTTCACAGCTTAAGAAGGATATAGGGCCTGCTGGCCTTGTGCTGGCAGGGGTGGCTCTCAGCTCTCTGTTTTCCGGCGGGAGCACGCTTCTTCAGTATTTTGCCGATGAACAGAAGATCGGAGCTGTAGTATTCTGGACGTTTGGAAATCTGGGCGGGGCAAACTGGACGGAGCTGCTGATTCTACTGCTGGTGTTTGTCTGTTCTATGATTTATTTCATGCTGAACAGATGGAATTACAATGCCATGGAAAGCGGAGCAGATACGGCCAAGAGCCTGGGTGTAAATACGCGCGTGGTCATGGTGGTGAGCATGGCCATTTGCTCCCTGGCTGCATCGGTCGCGGTTTCGTTCGTGGGAATTATCAGCTTCGTGGGACTGGTCGCCCCACATATTATGCGCCGGTTTGTGGGGAATGATTTCCGCTATCTGGTGCCCTGTTCCGCGGTGGCGGGAGCGCTGCTGCTGATTCTTGCGGATACCTTTGGAAAATGGATCATTGCGCCTGTCATTCTGCCGATCGGCGCGATCACCTCATTCCTGGGCGCACCCATGTTTTTGTTCCTGTTGTTTAAGGGGGTAAAGACAAATGGTTAA